From a single Nocardioides sp. dk884 genomic region:
- a CDS encoding FtsW/RodA/SpoVE family cell cycle protein — protein sequence MAQQGAIMGFVHRRRRGAELFLLFLALVVGIGAYAAVGIGVQGEVPADIVGYGGWLAALVILAHIVVRVVAPYADPVLLPLVAALNGLGLAVIHRLDLAAGETSFARQQLTWMTVGVVLFIITLLVLRDHRVLQRFTYTSGLAAIVLLILPMVPGIGREINGARIWISVGPFSLQPGEIAKVLLVVTFAGYLVLHRDALALAGRRVLFIDLPRGRDLGPILVMWAVSLGVLVLQKDLGSSLLFFGLFLVMLYVATERPGWLVVGGLLFMAGAFVAATIFSHVQTRVNLWVDPFAYYGEGTSDKGRQIVESMFGMAWGGLIGRGFGEGSPWRISYAESDFIMAAIGEELGLTGVLAVLLMFGLIVERALRAALISRDGFGKLLATGLAAVFALQIFVVIGGVTRLIPLTGLTTPFLSYGGSSLVANWVIIALLLRISDQARRPVPDLSAEPEDGAADAEATQVVKLS from the coding sequence ATGGCTCAGCAAGGCGCGATCATGGGTTTCGTGCACCGGCGGCGCCGGGGCGCGGAGCTGTTCCTGCTCTTCCTGGCCCTCGTGGTCGGCATCGGCGCCTACGCCGCGGTCGGCATCGGGGTGCAGGGTGAGGTCCCCGCCGACATCGTCGGGTACGGCGGCTGGCTGGCCGCGCTGGTGATCCTCGCCCACATCGTGGTGCGCGTCGTCGCGCCGTACGCCGACCCGGTGCTGCTGCCGCTGGTCGCCGCGCTCAACGGGCTCGGCCTGGCGGTGATCCACCGCCTCGACCTGGCCGCCGGCGAGACCAGCTTCGCGCGCCAGCAGCTGACCTGGATGACGGTCGGCGTGGTGCTGTTCATCATCACCTTGCTGGTGCTGCGCGACCACCGGGTGCTGCAGCGCTTCACCTACACCAGCGGCCTGGCCGCGATCGTGCTGCTGATCCTGCCGATGGTCCCGGGCATCGGCCGCGAGATCAACGGCGCCCGGATCTGGATCAGCGTCGGCCCGTTCAGCCTGCAGCCCGGCGAGATCGCGAAGGTCCTGCTGGTGGTCACCTTCGCCGGCTACCTCGTGCTACACCGCGACGCCCTCGCCCTGGCCGGGCGCCGCGTGCTCTTCATCGACCTGCCCCGTGGCCGCGACCTCGGCCCGATCCTGGTGATGTGGGCGGTCAGCCTCGGGGTGCTGGTCCTGCAGAAGGACCTCGGCTCCAGCCTGCTGTTCTTCGGGCTCTTCCTGGTGATGCTCTACGTCGCCACCGAGCGGCCCGGCTGGCTGGTGGTCGGCGGGCTGCTGTTCATGGCGGGCGCCTTCGTGGCGGCGACGATCTTCAGCCACGTGCAGACCCGCGTCAACCTGTGGGTGGACCCGTTCGCCTACTACGGCGAGGGCACCAGCGACAAGGGCCGCCAGATCGTGGAGTCGATGTTCGGCATGGCCTGGGGCGGGCTGATCGGCCGCGGCTTCGGCGAGGGCAGCCCGTGGCGGATCTCCTACGCCGAGTCCGACTTCATCATGGCCGCCATCGGCGAGGAGCTCGGGCTGACCGGCGTGCTCGCCGTGCTCTTGATGTTCGGCCTGATCGTCGAGCGGGCGCTGCGCGCGGCGCTGATCTCGCGCGACGGCTTCGGCAAGCTGCTCGCCACCGGCCTGGCCGCCGTCTTCGCCCTGCAGATCTTCGTCGTCATCGGCGGCGTGACCCGCCTCATCCCCCTGACCGGACTGACCACACCGTTCCTCTCCTACGGAGGCTCCTCCCTCGTGGCCAACTGGGTGATCATCGCCCTGCTCCTGCGCATCTCCGACCAGGCCCGACGGCCGGTGCCGGACCTGTCCGCCGAGCCCGAGGACGGTGCCGCCGACGCTGAGGCCACCCAGGTGGTGAAGCTGTCGTGA
- a CDS encoding PP2C family protein-serine/threonine phosphatase yields MTATTMLRLSYAAVSDVGRVRKDNQDSGYAGPWLLTVCDGVGGAARGDIASSTAISQLRRLDTEPTVESPEDLLGLVSGALHRAHDRINELVDEDASLNGTSTTATVALFDGHRAAFGHVGDSRAYLLRDGELSQLTKDHTFVQSLIDEGRITEDEARVHPHRNLILRALGGPGDTEPDLFLLDLLPGDRLLLCSDGASGVLPDPRLAAVLGDGTAAYAALELVRVALEAGSSDNVTCVVADVVADDGSPVVDAEGEELAPMLVGAAAELRRRPGRAPMTGIFRAHRSGDTGELEPVPDLPGDVHAIPADPIDPEQARYAPRPPDRLLWLRRVMVTLVLLGLGWIAAAAAWSWSQHQYFVGEQDGLVVIFRGLNADLPGVSLSEPYETTDVVVDRLPDHLRDQVAEGMAADDRDRARTIVQNLADEMSPVEPSAARTDG; encoded by the coding sequence GTGACGGCCACCACGATGCTCCGCCTCTCCTACGCCGCCGTCTCCGACGTGGGCCGGGTCCGCAAGGACAACCAGGACTCCGGGTACGCCGGGCCCTGGCTGCTCACCGTCTGCGACGGCGTCGGCGGGGCCGCGCGCGGCGACATCGCCTCCTCCACCGCGATCAGCCAGCTGCGCCGCCTGGACACCGAGCCGACGGTCGAGTCGCCCGAGGACCTGCTCGGCCTGGTCTCCGGCGCGCTGCACCGCGCCCACGACCGGATCAACGAGCTGGTCGACGAGGACGCCTCCCTCAACGGCACCAGCACCACGGCCACGGTCGCGCTCTTCGACGGCCACCGCGCCGCGTTCGGCCACGTCGGCGACAGCCGCGCCTACCTGCTGCGCGACGGCGAGCTGAGCCAGCTCACCAAGGACCACACCTTCGTCCAGAGCCTGATCGACGAGGGCCGGATCACCGAGGACGAGGCCCGCGTCCACCCCCACCGCAACCTGATCCTGCGTGCGCTGGGCGGCCCCGGGGACACCGAGCCCGACCTGTTCCTGCTCGACCTGCTCCCCGGCGACCGGCTGCTGCTGTGCAGCGACGGCGCCAGCGGCGTGCTCCCCGACCCGCGCCTGGCCGCCGTGCTCGGCGACGGCACCGCGGCGTACGCCGCCCTCGAGCTGGTGCGGGTCGCTCTCGAGGCCGGCAGCTCCGACAACGTCACCTGCGTGGTCGCCGACGTGGTGGCCGACGACGGCTCCCCCGTCGTCGACGCCGAGGGCGAGGAGCTGGCCCCGATGCTGGTCGGCGCAGCCGCCGAGCTGCGCCGCCGTCCGGGCCGGGCCCCCATGACCGGGATCTTCCGCGCCCACCGCTCCGGCGACACCGGCGAGCTGGAGCCGGTCCCGGACCTGCCCGGTGACGTGCACGCGATCCCGGCCGACCCGATCGACCCCGAGCAGGCCCGCTACGCCCCGCGACCCCCGGACCGGCTGCTGTGGCTGCGCCGCGTGATGGTGACCCTCGTCCTGCTCGGCCTCGGCTGGATCGCGGCGGCGGCCGCCTGGTCGTGGAGCCAGCACCAGTACTTCGTCGGCGAGCAGGACGGCCTGGTCGTGATCTTCCGCGGCCTCAACGCCGACCTGCCCGGCGTCTCCCTGTCCGAGCCCTACGAGACCACCGACGTCGTCGTCGACCGGCTCCCCGACCACCTGCGCGATCAGGTCGCCGAGGGCATGGCCGCCGACGACCGCGACCGGGCCCGCACGATCGTGCAGAACCTCGCCGACGAGATGTCACCGGTCGAGCCGAGCGCGGCCAGGACGGACGGCTGA
- a CDS encoding FHA domain-containing protein translates to MSELTLLLVKIAYLAILWIFVLSAVSVIRSDMFGARVPEADRGRGPRAKKERAPKAPSRRRGSPTHVLVVEGANAGEQASLDNAPVLIGRGSDAAIRLDDDYVSTRHARIAASGDQWFVEDLGSTNGTYIGTSRITQPTTLTLGTQVRIGKTILELRK, encoded by the coding sequence TTGTCTGAGCTGACCCTCCTGCTCGTCAAGATCGCCTACCTGGCGATCCTGTGGATCTTCGTCCTCTCGGCCGTCTCGGTGATCCGCTCCGACATGTTCGGCGCCCGGGTGCCCGAGGCCGACCGGGGCCGCGGTCCTCGGGCGAAGAAGGAGCGGGCGCCCAAGGCGCCCAGCCGCCGGCGCGGCTCGCCCACCCACGTGCTCGTGGTCGAGGGCGCCAACGCCGGGGAGCAGGCCAGCCTCGACAACGCCCCGGTGCTGATCGGGCGCGGCTCGGACGCCGCGATCCGCCTCGACGACGACTACGTCTCCACCCGCCACGCCCGCATCGCCGCCTCCGGCGACCAGTGGTTCGTCGAGGACCTCGGCTCCACCAACGGCACCTACATCGGCACCAGCCGGATCACCCAGCCCACCACGCTCACGCTCGGCACCCAGGTCCGCATCGGCAAGACGATCCTCGAGCTGCGCAAGTGA
- a CDS encoding FhaA domain-containing protein has translation MRGLQRFEQRLEEMISGAFARAFRSAVQPVEIAAALQRECDNNAQILSRERRLVPNDFHVELSATDLERLAPYDTAMADELVSQVQQHAREQGYSFPGPITLSFEGAEDLTTGRFRVRSQVQAKVTSHSSPTQVRRARALLEVNGTRQPLQAPGVVVGRGTDADVRINDPGVSRRHVEFRVGEEAGRAADLHIEVRDLGSTNGMLVDGQKVPRARLHDGSVVKIGTTTLTVRVVEEDHVV, from the coding sequence GTGCGTGGGTTGCAGCGCTTCGAGCAGCGCCTGGAAGAGATGATCTCGGGCGCGTTCGCCCGTGCCTTCCGTTCCGCGGTGCAGCCGGTGGAGATCGCGGCCGCGCTGCAGCGCGAGTGCGACAACAACGCGCAGATCCTCTCGCGCGAGCGTCGTCTGGTCCCCAACGACTTCCACGTCGAGCTCTCCGCCACCGACCTGGAGCGGCTCGCGCCGTACGACACCGCGATGGCCGACGAGCTGGTCTCGCAGGTGCAGCAGCACGCCCGCGAGCAGGGCTACTCCTTCCCGGGGCCGATCACGCTGTCCTTCGAGGGAGCCGAGGACCTCACCACCGGCCGGTTCCGGGTCCGCAGCCAGGTGCAGGCCAAGGTCACCTCCCACTCCTCCCCGACCCAGGTACGCCGGGCCCGCGCGCTGCTCGAGGTCAACGGCACCCGCCAGCCGCTCCAGGCGCCCGGCGTGGTCGTGGGGCGCGGCACCGACGCGGACGTGCGGATCAACGACCCCGGCGTGAGCCGGCGCCATGTCGAGTTCCGTGTCGGTGAGGAGGCCGGCCGCGCCGCGGACCTGCACATCGAGGTCCGCGACCTCGGCTCCACCAACGGCATGCTGGTCGACGGGCAGAAGGTGCCCCGCGCCCGGCTCCACGACGGCTCGGTCGTGAAGATCGGCACCACCACCCTCACCGTGCGGGTGGTCGAGGAGGACCACGTTGTCTGA
- a CDS encoding glutathione peroxidase — translation MHTLADFSARSIEGQDIDLADYLGQVVLVVNTASKCGLTPQFEGLQSLYDRFGEQGFTVLGFPCDQFRDQELDDDAEIAGFCQRNYGVSFPMFSKIDVNGDDAHPLYRWLRAEQKGVLSDRIKWNFTKFLLDRDGTVVARYSPTTKPEKIAADIERALG, via the coding sequence ATGCACACGCTCGCCGACTTCTCCGCCCGCTCCATCGAGGGCCAGGACATCGATCTCGCGGACTACCTCGGCCAGGTGGTCCTGGTCGTCAACACGGCCTCGAAGTGCGGGCTGACCCCGCAGTTCGAGGGTCTGCAGTCGCTCTACGACCGGTTCGGCGAGCAGGGGTTCACCGTGCTCGGCTTCCCCTGCGACCAGTTCCGCGACCAGGAGCTCGACGACGACGCGGAGATCGCGGGGTTCTGCCAGCGCAACTACGGCGTCAGCTTCCCGATGTTCTCCAAGATCGACGTCAACGGCGACGACGCGCACCCGCTCTACCGCTGGCTGCGCGCCGAGCAGAAGGGCGTGCTCAGCGACCGGATCAAGTGGAACTTCACCAAGTTCCTGCTCGACCGGGACGGCACGGTCGTGGCCCGCTACTCGCCCACGACCAAGCCGGAGAAGATCGCCGCGGACATCGAGCGCGCGCTGGGCTGA
- a CDS encoding MMPL family transporter — protein MATLLYRLGRTAFRRWPFFIVGWLVVLVAVGGFAATQSKPMSDSFSIPGIPSEKAADMQAELFPGAKDPFDQATVNVVVAAPEGSTLSDKAYAAEVDDLVEDLAALPQMPEKAPLANPVQAAEQQRQMIVDQATQAGTPRDVAEDNAEALSPLSPDGRVGQISFEFDVEAVADVEPETIEALRDVMDEHRVDGLEIEANGSGSTGMLEIGMTSELVGIAVALLVLVLTFGSLVAAGLPILTAVFGIGIGIAGVTAMTAFTEIGSTTPMLATMIGLAVGIDYALFILARYRAEHDHTDDSEEAVGVAVGTAGSAVVFAGLTVLIALAALAVVRIPFLTTMGLAAASTVFIAVLVALTLLPALLGLLKSKAFGGQVRKYAPAREDDGKIVNNGVRWARFVGKRSWAVALVSVIVLGALAIPMKELYLAFPTDSTASSDTTARKASDLTAEAFGPGRDAPLLVVVDAGDVPAEERGEVFGEVAAWAAGQDDVANAQIIATNEVTDDKGAVTEPATGAQVMITPESGAEDKATKDLLGSLRDGQDALESDTGAEIGITGLTAITTDVSDRLDDALPVYLAVVIGLAFILLMLVFRSILVPLTATFGFLLSVLATLGVTVAVFQEGAFGIMEGQPIVSFMPIFLIGLVFGLAMDYQVFLVTRMREAHVHGMSTREAVVDGFRNSARVVTAAALIMISVFAAFILIDEPIIKSMGFALAVAVFLDAFVVRMALVPALMYMLGEKAWWLPSWLDKILPNVDVEGESLERPHMNLDEREPVNA, from the coding sequence GTGGCCACCCTCTTGTACCGACTCGGCAGGACCGCCTTCCGGCGGTGGCCGTTCTTCATCGTCGGCTGGCTCGTCGTGCTCGTCGCCGTCGGCGGCTTCGCGGCCACCCAGTCCAAGCCGATGAGCGACTCCTTCTCCATCCCGGGCATCCCCTCGGAGAAGGCCGCCGACATGCAGGCGGAGCTCTTCCCGGGCGCCAAGGACCCCTTCGACCAGGCCACCGTCAACGTCGTGGTCGCAGCCCCGGAGGGCAGCACCCTCTCCGACAAGGCGTACGCCGCGGAGGTCGACGACCTCGTCGAGGACCTGGCCGCGCTGCCGCAGATGCCGGAGAAGGCCCCGCTGGCCAACCCGGTGCAGGCGGCCGAGCAGCAGCGCCAGATGATCGTCGACCAGGCCACCCAGGCCGGCACCCCGCGCGACGTCGCGGAGGACAACGCCGAGGCGCTCTCGCCGCTGTCCCCGGACGGCCGGGTCGGCCAGATCAGCTTCGAGTTCGACGTCGAGGCCGTCGCCGACGTCGAGCCGGAGACCATCGAGGCACTGCGGGACGTCATGGACGAGCACCGCGTCGACGGTCTCGAGATCGAGGCCAACGGCTCCGGCTCGACCGGCATGCTCGAGATCGGCATGACCTCCGAGCTCGTCGGCATCGCCGTGGCACTGCTGGTGCTGGTCCTCACCTTCGGCTCGCTGGTCGCGGCCGGCCTGCCGATCCTCACCGCGGTGTTCGGCATCGGCATCGGCATCGCCGGGGTCACCGCCATGACCGCGTTCACCGAGATCGGCTCCACCACCCCGATGCTCGCCACGATGATCGGCCTCGCGGTCGGCATCGACTACGCGCTGTTCATCCTGGCCCGCTACCGCGCCGAGCACGACCACACCGACGACAGCGAGGAGGCGGTCGGCGTCGCCGTCGGCACCGCCGGCTCCGCGGTGGTCTTCGCCGGACTGACGGTCCTCATCGCGCTCGCCGCGCTCGCCGTCGTCCGCATCCCGTTCCTCACCACCATGGGTCTCGCGGCCGCGAGCACCGTGTTCATCGCGGTGCTGGTCGCGCTCACACTGCTGCCGGCGCTCCTCGGCCTGCTGAAGTCCAAGGCCTTCGGCGGCCAGGTCCGCAAGTACGCCCCCGCCCGCGAGGACGACGGCAAGATCGTCAACAACGGCGTGCGCTGGGCCCGCTTCGTCGGCAAGCGTTCCTGGGCGGTCGCCCTGGTCTCGGTGATCGTGCTGGGCGCGCTGGCGATCCCGATGAAGGAGCTCTACCTCGCCTTCCCGACCGACAGCACCGCCTCGAGCGACACCACCGCCCGCAAGGCCTCCGACCTGACCGCCGAGGCGTTCGGCCCGGGCCGTGACGCCCCGCTGCTGGTGGTCGTGGACGCCGGCGACGTGCCCGCCGAGGAGCGCGGCGAGGTGTTCGGCGAGGTCGCCGCCTGGGCCGCCGGCCAGGACGACGTGGCCAACGCCCAGATCATCGCCACCAACGAGGTCACCGACGACAAGGGCGCCGTGACCGAGCCGGCCACGGGCGCGCAGGTGATGATCACGCCGGAGTCCGGCGCCGAGGACAAGGCCACCAAGGACCTGCTGGGCTCGCTGCGCGACGGCCAGGACGCCCTCGAGTCCGACACCGGCGCCGAGATCGGCATCACCGGCCTGACCGCGATCACCACCGACGTCTCCGACCGCCTCGACGACGCGCTGCCGGTCTACCTGGCCGTCGTCATCGGCCTCGCGTTCATCCTGCTGATGCTGGTCTTCCGCTCGATCCTGGTGCCGCTCACCGCGACGTTCGGCTTCCTGCTGTCCGTGCTCGCCACCCTCGGCGTCACCGTCGCGGTCTTCCAGGAGGGCGCGTTCGGCATCATGGAGGGCCAGCCGATCGTCAGCTTCATGCCGATCTTCCTGATCGGGCTGGTGTTCGGCCTGGCGATGGACTACCAGGTCTTCCTGGTCACCCGCATGCGCGAGGCGCACGTGCACGGCATGAGCACCCGCGAGGCGGTGGTCGACGGCTTCCGCAACAGCGCCCGTGTGGTGACCGCGGCGGCCCTGATCATGATCTCGGTCTTCGCGGCCTTCATCCTGATCGACGAGCCGATCATCAAGTCGATGGGCTTCGCGCTCGCCGTCGCCGTGTTCCTCGACGCGTTCGTGGTCCGCATGGCGCTGGTCCCGGCGCTGATGTACATGCTCGGCGAGAAGGCCTGGTGGCTGCCGAGCTGGCTGGACAAGATCCTGCCCAACGTGGACGTCGAGGGCGAGAGCCTGGAGCGCCCGCACATGAACCTCGACGAGCGGGAGCCGGTCAACGCCTGA
- a CDS encoding TetR/AcrR family transcriptional regulator, with protein MTSPALSTREARRLATEIRIARCAQILTAERGLDGFTMDDLAEASALSRRTLFNYFPGKLDAVLGPVPVIAEDTRARFVEGGPHGRLVDDLAVLAHELLDGQSDALDREDIARITHLITTTPRLLTAVIDRFEEFVGGFVDLIVEREQGRVDAVRARLLVRLLVTVFESAIGTYVAGDERSIPDLFDRTLAAARDLFT; from the coding sequence ATGACCAGCCCCGCCCTCTCGACCCGGGAGGCCCGCCGCCTGGCGACCGAGATCCGGATCGCGCGCTGCGCCCAGATCCTCACGGCCGAGCGTGGTCTCGACGGCTTCACCATGGACGACCTCGCCGAGGCGTCCGCGCTGTCGCGCCGCACGCTGTTCAACTACTTCCCCGGCAAGCTGGACGCCGTCCTCGGCCCGGTACCCGTGATCGCCGAGGACACCCGCGCGCGGTTCGTCGAGGGAGGCCCGCACGGCCGGCTCGTCGACGACCTCGCCGTGCTCGCCCACGAGCTGCTCGACGGCCAGAGCGACGCGCTGGACCGCGAGGACATCGCCCGCATCACCCACCTGATCACCACGACGCCGCGCCTGCTCACGGCGGTGATCGACCGGTTCGAGGAGTTCGTCGGCGGCTTCGTCGACCTGATCGTCGAGCGCGAGCAGGGGCGGGTCGACGCCGTGCGCGCGCGGCTGCTCGTCCGGCTGCTCGTCACCGTCTTCGAGTCGGCGATCGGGACCTACGTCGCCGGCGACGAGCGATCGATCCCCGACCTGTTCGACCGCACGCTGGCTGCGGCCCGCGACCTCTTCACCTGA
- a CDS encoding alkaline phosphatase family protein, with amino-acid sequence MTSPRLRSAVARAVPALTLVVTVGLACSPGTGAESGPGAAEVAPRVSESVGVAPAGVRHRVLAISVDGLAPGVVRRLGPQGAPTFHRLLRRGASTLEARTAVEMTVTLPNHTSMLTGRRIDAGRGGHGVTWNDDESDRVIPRDARGRRVQSIFTQAHRAGLRTALFAGKQKFHTFPNTWPRAIDRVLVDDDQARLVRAVRRDLVRGGRAFTFLHLRGPDSAGHEEGFGSPAYVAAVREVDRQLRGVLRTVRAHPRLRRDVVVVLTADHGGRGDDGHYVATRAANFRVPFLVWGRDVARGNLYRLSPRRQHPGRAQPGYARPRQPVRNGDLANLAADLLGLPAVPGSTIGTRQDLRVLR; translated from the coding sequence ATGACCTCTCCTCGCCTGCGCTCCGCCGTCGCCCGAGCGGTGCCGGCACTCACGCTCGTCGTCACGGTGGGTCTCGCGTGCAGCCCGGGGACGGGTGCGGAGTCGGGGCCGGGTGCGGCGGAGGTGGCGCCGCGGGTGTCGGAGTCGGTGGGCGTGGCGCCGGCGGGGGTCCGGCACCGGGTGCTGGCGATCTCGGTCGACGGTCTCGCGCCCGGCGTCGTACGCCGGCTGGGGCCGCAGGGCGCGCCGACGTTCCACCGGCTGCTGCGCCGGGGCGCCTCGACCCTCGAGGCGCGCACCGCTGTCGAGATGACCGTGACCCTGCCCAACCACACGAGCATGCTCACCGGGCGGCGCATCGACGCCGGTCGCGGCGGGCACGGCGTGACCTGGAACGACGACGAATCGGACCGGGTGATCCCGCGTGACGCACGGGGGCGGCGGGTGCAGTCGATCTTCACCCAGGCGCACCGGGCCGGGCTGCGCACGGCGCTCTTCGCGGGCAAGCAGAAGTTCCACACGTTCCCCAACACCTGGCCACGCGCGATCGACCGGGTGCTCGTCGATGACGACCAGGCCCGGCTGGTGCGGGCGGTGCGCCGCGACCTGGTGCGCGGGGGGCGCGCCTTCACCTTCCTGCACCTGCGCGGTCCCGACAGTGCCGGGCACGAGGAGGGCTTCGGCTCCCCGGCGTACGTCGCGGCGGTGCGGGAGGTGGACCGGCAGCTGCGCGGGGTGCTGCGCACGGTGCGCGCCCACCCGCGGCTGCGGCGCGACGTGGTGGTGGTGCTGACCGCCGACCATGGCGGCCGCGGCGACGACGGGCACTACGTGGCGACGCGCGCGGCGAACTTCCGGGTGCCGTTCCTGGTCTGGGGGCGCGACGTGGCCCGCGGCAACCTCTACCGGCTCAGCCCCCGGCGCCAGCACCCAGGCCGGGCCCAGCCGGGCTACGCCCGGCCGCGCCAGCCGGTCCGCAACGGCGACCTCGCCAACCTCGCCGCCGACCTGCTCGGCCTCCCCGCCGTACCCGGCAGCACCATCGGCACCCGCCAGGACCTCCGCGTCCTGCGCTGA
- the ppgK gene encoding polyphosphate--glucose phosphotransferase, with amino-acid sequence MGTPLTPGSPDSPGSPGQGAPVGIDFGGSGIKCAPVDLATGEPGERARVETPKPSTPEAVAATVAALLERFPEATGRVGVTVPGVVRHGVVHSAANIDRSWLGTDADALFSEATGREVHVVNDADAAGLAEVEYGAARGRRGLVIVTTLGTGIGSALVHDGVLVPNSELGHLEIDGHDAESRAANSARKAEDLSMKAWAQRLQRYYSTLEMLFSPDLFVIGGGISKRADEFLPLLELETEIVPATLRNEAGIVGAALLAARG; translated from the coding sequence ATGGGCACCCCACTCACTCCAGGCTCCCCGGACTCCCCGGGCTCCCCCGGCCAGGGAGCGCCGGTCGGCATCGACTTCGGCGGCAGCGGCATCAAGTGCGCCCCGGTCGACCTCGCAACCGGTGAGCCCGGCGAGCGCGCCCGCGTCGAGACCCCCAAGCCCTCCACCCCGGAGGCGGTCGCCGCGACCGTCGCCGCCCTGCTCGAGCGGTTCCCCGAGGCGACGGGCCGGGTGGGGGTGACGGTCCCCGGCGTCGTACGACACGGGGTGGTGCACTCGGCCGCCAACATCGACCGCTCCTGGCTCGGCACCGACGCCGACGCGCTCTTCAGCGAGGCGACCGGGCGAGAGGTGCACGTGGTCAACGACGCCGACGCCGCCGGCCTCGCCGAGGTGGAGTACGGCGCCGCGCGCGGGCGCCGCGGACTGGTGATCGTCACGACGCTCGGCACCGGGATCGGCTCGGCGCTGGTGCACGACGGGGTGCTGGTCCCCAACTCCGAGCTCGGACACCTCGAGATCGACGGGCACGACGCGGAGAGCCGGGCGGCCAACAGCGCCCGCAAGGCCGAGGACCTGTCGATGAAGGCCTGGGCGCAGCGGCTCCAGCGCTACTACTCCACCCTGGAGATGCTCTTCTCCCCCGACCTCTTCGTCATCGGCGGCGGGATCAGCAAGCGCGCCGACGAGTTCCTCCCGCTGCTCGAGCTGGAGACCGAGATCGTTCCCGCGACCCTGCGCAACGAGGCCGGCATCGTCGGTGCCGCCCTCCTCGCCGCCCGCGGCTGA